A stretch of Tenrec ecaudatus isolate mTenEca1 chromosome 2, mTenEca1.hap1, whole genome shotgun sequence DNA encodes these proteins:
- the SLC5A3 gene encoding sodium/myo-inositol cotransporter, with protein MRALLETADIAIVALYFILVLCIGFFAMWKSNRSTVSGYFLAGRSMSWVAIGASLFVSNIGSEHFIGLAGSGAASGFAVGAWEFNALLLLQLLGWVFIPIYIRSGVYTMPEYLSKRFGGHRIQVYFAALSLLLYIFTKLSVDLYSGALFIQESLGWNLYVSVILLIGMTALLTVTGGLVAVIYTDTLQALLMIIGALTLMVISMMETGGFEEVKRRYMLASPNVTSILLRYNLSNTNSCHVHPKENALKMLRSPTDEDVPWPGFILGQTPASVWYWCADQVIVQRVLAAKNIAHAKGSTLMAGFLKLLPMFIIVVPGMISRILFANDIACINPEHCMLVCGSRAGCSNIAYPRLVMKLVPVGLRGLMMAVMIAALMSDLDSIFNSASTIFTLDVYKLIRKSASSRELMIVGRIFVAFMVVISIAWVPIIVEMQGGQMYLYIQEVADYLTPPVAALFLLAIFWKRCNEQGAFYGGMAGFVLGAVRLTLAFVYRAPECDQPDNRPGFIKDIHYMYVATVLFWVTGLITVIVSLLTPPPTKEQIRTTTFWSKKNLVKESCAPKDEPYRLQEKSILRCNENSETINHIMPNGKSEDSIKGLQPEDVNLLVTCREEGNPVASSGHSEAETPVDAYSNGQATLMGEKERKKEAEDGSRYWKFIDWFCGFKSKSLSKRSLRDLMEEEAVCLQMLEETPKVKLILNIGLFAVCSLGIFMFVYFSL; from the coding sequence ATGAGGGCTTTACTGGAGACAGCAGACATTGCCATAGTGGCCCTGTACTTTATCCTGGTCCTGTGCATTGGCTTTTTTGCCATGTGGAAATCTAATAGAAGCACCGTGAGTGGATACTTCCTCGCAGGGCGCTCTATGTCCTGGGTAGCAATTGGTGCCTCTCTGTTTGTGAGCAATATTGGGAGTGAACACTTCATTGGGCTGGCAGGATCTGGAGCTGCAAGTGGATTTGCAGTGGGCGCATGGGAATTCAATGCCTTACTGCTTTTGCAACTTCTGGGATGGGTTTTCATACCCATCTACATCCGGTCGGGGGTGTACACCATGCCTGAATACTTATCCAAGCGATTTGGTGGCCATAGGATTCAAGTGTATTTTGCAGCCTTGTCTCTGCTCCTGTATATCTTCACCAAGCTCTCAGTGGATCTGTATTCAGGCGCCCTCTTTATCCAGGAGTCCTTGGGGTGGAACCTTTATGTGTCCGTCATCCTGCTCATTGGTATGACTGCCCTGCTGACGGTCACGGGAGGCCTCGTTGCAGTGATCTACACAGACACGCTACAGGCTCTGCTCATGATCATCGGGGCGCTGACCCTGATGGTTATCAGCATGatggagactggtgggtttgaggaGGTGAAGAGAAGGTACATGTTGGCTTCGCCCAATGTCACTTCCATCTTGTTGAGGTACAACCTCTCTAACACAAATTCCTGTCACGTCCACCCAAaagaaaatgccttgaaaatgctgCGGAGTCCAACTGATGAGGATGTTCCTTGGCCTGGCTTCATTCTTGGGCAGACTCCGGCTTCAGTGTGGTACTGGTGTGCTGACCAAGTCATTGTGCAGAGGGTGTTAGCAGCCAAAAACATCGCTCATGCCAAAGGCTCTACTCTGATGGCTGGCTTCTTGAAGCTTCTGCCAATGTTCATCATAGTGGTCCCAGGAATGATTTCCAGGATACTGTTTGCTAATGATATAGCTTGCATCAACCCAGAGCACTGCATGCTAGTGTGTGGAAGCAGAGCTGGCTGCTCCAATATTGCCTACCCACGCCTGGTGATGAAGCTGGTTCCCGTGGGCCTCCGGGGCCTCATGATGGCGGTGATGATTGCTGCTTTGATGAGTGACTTGGACTCTATCTTTAACAGTGCCAGCACCATATTCACCCTTGATGTGTACAAACTCATCCGAAAGAGTGCCAGCTCCCGGGAGCTAATGATTGTGGGGAGGATATTTGTGGCCTTCATGGTGGTGATCAGTATCGCATGGGTGCCAATCATCGTGGAGATGCAAGGAGGCCAGATGTACCTTTACATTCAAGAGGTAGCTGATTACCTGACGCCCCCAGTCGCGGCCTTGTTCCTTCTGGCCATTTTCTGGAAGCGCTGCAATGAACAAGGGGCTTTCTATGGTGGAATGGCTGGCTTTGTTCTCGGAGCAGTCCGTCTGACACTGGCCTTTGTCTACCGGGCCCCGGAGTGTGACCAGCCTGACAACAGACCAGGCTTCATCAAAGACATCCATTACATGTACGTGGCCACGGTACTGTTTTGGGTCACAGGACTCATTACTGTAATTGTAAGCCTACTCACACCACCTCCCACGAAGGAACAGATTCGGACCACCACCTTTTGGTCCAAGAAGAACCTGGTCAAGGAGAGCTGCGCTCCAAAAGATGAGCCATACAGATTGCAAGAGAAGAGCATTCTGCGGTGTAACGAGAATAGTGAGACCATCAACCACATCATGCCTAACGGGAAGTCAGAAGATAGCATCAAGGGCCTCCAGCCTGAGGATGTGAACCTGTTGGTGACCTGCAGAGAAGAGGGCAACCCAGTGGCTTCCTCgggtcactctgaggcagaaACACCAGTGGATGCTTACTCCAATGGGCAAGCAACACTCATGggtgagaaagagagaaagaaagaagcagaAGATGGAAGCCGGTACTGGAAGTTCATAGACTGGTTCTGTGGCTTTAAAAGTAAGAGCCTCAGTAAGCGGAGTCTCAGAGACCTGATGGAAGAAGAGGCTGTTTGTTTACAGATGTTGGAAGAGACTCCAAAAGTTAAACTAATACTCAATATTGGACTTTTTGCTGTGTGTTCTCTTGGAATTTTCATGTTTGTTTATTTCTCCTTGTGA